From the genome of Leptolyngbya iicbica LK, one region includes:
- a CDS encoding succinylglutamate desuccinylase/aspartoacylase family protein, with protein sequence MYYSTVFPIALPNFAANADVMDARAGTTPPSQRAIRCGGERSRGNRFATLCRLNGWSLLPLEGESAIAPPPHPNADLGRSPLVIGKVEIPPGKRVKVEIPVTRLPTGTTLSLPVAVVRGRYPGPCLWLSAAIHGDELNGVEIIRRVVRSLKSSYLHGTVLAVPVVNIFGLIEQSRYLPDRRDLNRSFPGSARGSLAARLAAIFMQEVVSHCTHGIDLHTAAIHRNNFPQIRANLQDPTTYAFAKAFGAPIIIHAGTRDGSLREAAAKRHIPTLLFEGGEALRFGEDAIQVGVDGVRRVLAYLDMYTLDAPTQVPLAIESYETKWIRASRGGFWHRKVELGQRVSAKETLGFVSDAFGDKPTPARSPLNGYVIGYSQNPLIHQGDALVHIAKVTPS encoded by the coding sequence ATGTATTATAGTACGGTTTTCCCGATCGCATTGCCCAATTTTGCCGCGAATGCAGACGTGATGGATGCAAGGGCGGGGACTACGCCACCATCGCAACGAGCCATCCGGTGCGGCGGTGAACGATCGCGCGGCAATAGATTTGCTACCCTATGCAGACTGAATGGATGGAGTCTACTGCCGTTGGAAGGGGAATCTGCGATCGCGCCACCACCACATCCCAACGCTGATTTGGGGCGATCGCCGCTAGTCATTGGCAAAGTGGAAATTCCGCCGGGCAAGCGGGTCAAGGTCGAAATTCCCGTGACACGGCTCCCCACGGGCACCACGTTATCGCTCCCCGTGGCGGTGGTGCGGGGACGCTATCCCGGCCCCTGTCTGTGGCTGAGTGCGGCCATCCATGGCGATGAGCTGAACGGAGTCGAAATTATTCGCCGGGTGGTGCGATCGCTCAAATCGTCTTACCTCCACGGCACTGTGCTCGCCGTCCCCGTGGTGAATATTTTTGGCCTGATCGAACAGTCCCGCTATCTGCCCGATCGCCGCGATCTCAACCGCTCCTTTCCCGGCTCCGCGCGGGGATCGCTGGCCGCCCGCCTCGCCGCCATCTTTATGCAAGAGGTGGTCAGTCACTGCACCCATGGCATTGACCTTCACACCGCCGCCATTCACCGCAACAACTTTCCGCAAATCCGCGCCAACCTGCAAGACCCCACCACTTACGCCTTTGCCAAAGCCTTTGGGGCGCCGATCATCATCCATGCGGGCACGCGCGACGGCTCCCTGCGCGAGGCCGCCGCCAAGCGCCATATCCCTACTCTGCTGTTTGAAGGGGGCGAGGCGCTGCGTTTTGGCGAAGACGCGATTCAAGTGGGGGTGGATGGGGTACGGCGGGTACTGGCGTATTTGGATATGTACACCCTGGATGCGCCAACCCAAGTACCGCTCGCGATCGAATCCTACGAAACGAAATGGATTCGGGCCTCGCGAGGGGGCTTTTGGCACCGTAAAGTGGAGCTCGGCCAGCGGGTCAGCGCTAAAGAAACCCTGGGATTTGTCAGCGATGCCTTTGGCGATAAACCCACCCCCGCCCGCAGTCCGCTCAATGGCTACGTCATCGGCTACAGCCAAAATCCCCTGATCCACCAGGGCGACGCCCTCGTTCACATCGCCAAAGTTACACCTAGCTAG
- a CDS encoding pentapeptide repeat-containing protein: MNLAGATLHRINLIGADLNGATLAGAELHGANLTNAQCVGTDFTGAHLTGACLEAWNIDETTILKDIDCQYVFLKAEPDAQGNRERRPHNPDKIFQPGDFEKFFKEMLDTVQILIRQGIHPQVFRDTLAQLMADYHLPDDAVQGYERKGEDMLVTVAVPPGTNKGKFEQDFDELQALKLEAARARGLLEGERKRADDLKAIMLSLGPAASNVTVTTTAMTHSNNPNISAADGSFVNTGNNLQGNVINLGEISGQVSLHYGQDADKILQTLESLQSYAQTFPETEKEAVQVHLEDLTHDLQQFKKPSPARLKTRLMGLLRIAVALGTGIATATDFANNVLELADKLAVPIEVLEPQLREFKAIHPNFDWQPPDNSELEHK, from the coding sequence GTGAATCTGGCGGGAGCCACCCTACATCGCATAAACCTCATAGGGGCCGACCTCAACGGTGCAACCCTGGCGGGCGCGGAACTGCACGGGGCCAACTTGACCAATGCGCAATGCGTCGGCACCGATTTCACCGGGGCGCACCTCACCGGAGCCTGCCTGGAAGCGTGGAATATTGATGAAACCACCATTCTCAAAGACATTGACTGTCAGTACGTTTTCCTCAAAGCAGAACCCGATGCCCAGGGCAATCGCGAGCGGCGGCCCCACAATCCCGACAAGATCTTCCAACCAGGCGACTTCGAGAAGTTCTTCAAAGAAATGCTCGACACGGTGCAAATCCTGATTCGTCAGGGCATTCATCCCCAGGTCTTCAGAGACACTCTGGCGCAGTTGATGGCCGACTACCATTTGCCTGACGATGCCGTCCAAGGCTACGAGCGCAAAGGGGAAGATATGCTCGTCACCGTCGCCGTGCCCCCAGGCACTAACAAAGGCAAGTTTGAACAAGATTTTGATGAGTTGCAGGCCCTTAAGCTAGAAGCAGCCAGAGCCCGGGGTTTACTCGAAGGTGAACGTAAACGGGCCGATGACCTCAAGGCCATTATGCTCAGCCTCGGTCCTGCCGCCAGTAACGTGACTGTCACAACCACTGCCATGACCCACAGCAATAATCCCAACATTTCTGCCGCTGACGGCAGCTTTGTCAACACGGGCAACAACCTACAAGGCAACGTCATCAATCTGGGCGAAATCAGCGGTCAGGTGAGCCTACATTATGGGCAAGACGCCGACAAAATCTTGCAAACACTAGAGTCTCTGCAAAGTTACGCTCAGACCTTTCCAGAGACTGAAAAGGAAGCCGTTCAAGTCCATTTAGAAGACTTGACCCACGACCTTCAGCAATTTAAAAAGCCTAGTCCCGCAAGGTTGAAAACTCGCTTGATGGGGTTGCTGAGAATAGCTGTTGCCCTTGGCACTGGAATCGCTACCGCTACTGACTTTGCCAACAACGTCCTCGAACTCGCAGACAAGCTGGCTGTTCCCATTGAAGTTTTAGAACCGCAGCTGCGAGAATTTAAAGCTATCCATCCCAACTTTGATTGGCAGCCTCCTGATAATTCTGAGCTAGAACACAAGTAG
- a CDS encoding DUF2442 domain-containing protein has protein sequence MAGLAIQVDERVKDVHFTEDTISVDLMDGRTITVPLVWYPRLLNATPTQRSQWEVCGGGYGMHWEALDEDLSTAGLLRGAPSPEARR, from the coding sequence ATGGCTGGTTTGGCGATTCAAGTCGATGAGCGGGTCAAGGATGTCCATTTCACGGAAGACACGATCAGCGTGGATTTGATGGATGGTCGGACTATCACAGTGCCTTTGGTCTGGTATCCCCGATTGTTGAACGCGACGCCCACACAGCGGAGCCAGTGGGAAGTTTGTGGCGGTGGCTATGGTATGCATTGGGAAGCTCTGGATGAAGATCTCAGCACAGCTGGTTTGCTACGCGGCGCACCTTCGCCGGAGGCTAGACGCTAG
- a CDS encoding DUF4160 domain-containing protein: MPAVLKLGPYRFYFYSHEPNEPPHIHVDRDRESAKFWLDSGELANNIGFSPKELRKLRKLVLEHQQLFLEAWYGWFGDSSR, translated from the coding sequence ATGCCAGCAGTATTAAAGCTTGGGCCTTATCGGTTTTATTTCTACAGTCATGAACCCAATGAACCGCCTCATATTCACGTTGATAGAGACCGTGAATCCGCTAAATTTTGGTTAGATTCAGGAGAGTTGGCTAACAATATTGGCTTTAGTCCCAAGGAGTTACGCAAACTACGCAAGCTTGTTTTAGAACATCAGCAACTGTTTTTGGAGGCCTGGTATGGCTGGTTTGGCGATTCAAGTCGATGA
- a CDS encoding SWIM zinc finger family protein, with amino-acid sequence MAASLPRLTEKQVKALATEQSWQRGQRYFRQGAIAQGARQGAKIWADCMGTGVYRTEVTFDQAGIEASSCTCPYDWGGICKHQVALLLTYIHTPDTFEELQPVAELLGDRSRADLLTMVEAMVQRYPDLMTIVDAPQAPARGAAPDLAKYSRQAERIFQGEEMQSMAAGLEALVDHGDRLSKGGDWLHAGDVYQLLLAIANQRYDFSVFEIDYDGAVACVIQDMAAGLQDCLIQVEELDRNRRRRWVETLFDAVLKDLELGGIDYAYPAGEALTAHTTAADWDWLEPRIHEELAKLPQSRSGSWAQSYLVKLLTARADRQGDDQQAAATILKFGTPEQQADWHLGNGSYGEAVAIAQAHFSGLPGLVVQFADALIAAGEVDRALAFVQHFAQTEARSYVYQEWLTQFYQNHGSPEQFIAVQAELLQTRFTLEGYRTLQVQADPLGQWDTLRQSLLTQLESQNRLGHLIDIALWEQDWEMALYNLQQCTCWQRAAHIAPVAAAISTDQPGTAIALYQELITAAIEQRGRENYRRAAQYLTAMKPLFAQVDRAAEFIEYVEQVRSQHKRLPALQQELDTAGL; translated from the coding sequence ATGGCGGCATCTTTACCCAGACTCACGGAAAAGCAGGTGAAAGCGTTGGCCACTGAGCAAAGTTGGCAACGGGGACAACGCTATTTTCGCCAGGGTGCGATCGCTCAAGGCGCACGTCAGGGGGCCAAAATTTGGGCCGACTGCATGGGTACGGGCGTTTATCGGACTGAGGTCACTTTTGATCAAGCGGGCATTGAGGCGTCAAGCTGCACCTGCCCTTATGACTGGGGTGGCATTTGCAAACATCAAGTGGCGCTGCTGCTGACTTACATTCACACCCCCGACACTTTCGAAGAGCTGCAGCCGGTTGCGGAATTGCTCGGCGATCGCAGCCGCGCCGATCTGCTCACCATGGTTGAGGCGATGGTGCAGCGGTATCCCGATTTGATGACCATTGTCGATGCGCCCCAAGCGCCCGCCCGAGGGGCTGCCCCTGATCTGGCGAAATATTCGCGTCAGGCGGAACGGATCTTTCAGGGGGAGGAAATGCAGTCGATGGCGGCGGGACTGGAGGCGCTGGTCGATCACGGCGATCGCTTGAGCAAAGGCGGCGACTGGCTGCACGCCGGGGATGTGTATCAACTGCTGCTGGCGATTGCCAACCAGCGCTACGACTTCAGCGTGTTTGAAATCGACTATGACGGCGCAGTGGCCTGTGTGATTCAAGACATGGCGGCGGGCTTGCAAGACTGCCTTATCCAGGTCGAGGAACTTGATCGCAACCGCCGCCGCCGCTGGGTGGAAACCTTGTTTGACGCGGTGTTGAAAGATTTGGAGTTGGGCGGCATTGACTATGCTTATCCTGCTGGGGAGGCCCTGACCGCGCACACCACCGCCGCCGACTGGGACTGGCTAGAACCCCGCATCCATGAAGAGTTGGCGAAACTGCCTCAAAGTCGCTCGGGCAGTTGGGCGCAGAGCTATCTGGTCAAGTTGTTAACCGCGCGGGCCGATCGCCAGGGAGATGACCAGCAGGCCGCCGCCACCATTCTCAAATTTGGCACACCCGAACAACAGGCGGATTGGCATCTGGGCAACGGCAGCTATGGGGAAGCAGTGGCGATCGCCCAAGCCCACTTCTCCGGATTGCCCGGTTTGGTTGTTCAGTTTGCCGATGCGTTGATCGCAGCAGGAGAAGTGGATCGCGCCCTGGCGTTCGTCCAGCACTTTGCGCAAACTGAGGCGCGGAGCTACGTCTACCAGGAATGGCTGACGCAGTTTTATCAAAATCACGGCTCACCCGAACAATTCATCGCCGTACAAGCCGAACTTTTGCAAACCCGCTTTACGCTTGAGGGCTATCGCACCTTGCAGGTGCAGGCGGATCCCCTGGGGCAATGGGACACCCTACGGCAGTCACTGCTCACTCAGCTCGAATCGCAAAACCGTTTGGGGCACCTCATTGACATTGCCCTATGGGAACAGGACTGGGAGATGGCGCTCTACAACCTACAACAATGCACCTGCTGGCAACGGGCCGCCCACATCGCGCCCGTGGCGGCGGCCATCAGCACCGATCAACCGGGAACAGCGATCGCCCTCTATCAGGAATTAATCACTGCGGCGATTGAGCAACGCGGACGGGAGAACTATCGCCGGGCGGCCCAATATCTCACGGCAATGAAACCTCTCTTTGCCCAAGTCGATCGCGCGGCGGAGTTCATTGAGTATGTGGAACAGGTGCGATCTCAGCACAAACGCCTGCCCGCCTTACAACAAGAACTGGACACGGCTGGACTGTAG
- a CDS encoding DUF1415 family protein, translated as MSQPNEVVIDAMMAYLREFVEVPHPVFGDLPVCPFARKARLDNTIQFQVYPFTQNEVEPDSQFMELVTDFTRDAGSEILIMIHPRPAGMSLAAMESFVEALNLHLLPLELMAFGGHPEDNFNIQGVYTRRSPYPHLSIQSTPFLNQVTQSLRQTGYYQNWTAADLDVIGFHER; from the coding sequence GTGAGTCAGCCAAACGAAGTCGTAATTGACGCCATGATGGCGTACTTACGAGAGTTTGTCGAAGTTCCCCATCCCGTTTTTGGTGATTTGCCAGTATGTCCCTTTGCTCGCAAAGCTCGTTTAGACAACACCATCCAATTTCAGGTGTACCCCTTCACTCAGAACGAGGTGGAACCAGACTCCCAATTCATGGAGCTAGTGACTGACTTTACTCGGGATGCTGGGTCAGAAATCCTCATCATGATTCATCCCCGGCCAGCAGGGATGTCTTTGGCCGCGATGGAGTCATTTGTCGAGGCGCTCAATCTACACCTGCTACCGCTAGAGTTAATGGCCTTTGGTGGTCATCCTGAGGATAATTTCAATATCCAAGGGGTGTATACGCGGCGATCGCCCTATCCACATCTCTCGATTCAGTCGACTCCCTTTCTCAATCAGGTCACCCAGTCGTTGCGGCAAACGGGCTACTACCAAAATTGGACGGCAGCGGATTTAGACGTGATCGGGTTTCATGAACGTTAA
- a CDS encoding GNAT family N-acetyltransferase codes for MTPTDVQPFIFKCAPTPDLAALCLVGDRVILRSVEERDAAVMFAEFNAAVTRYMYPKPAEHLDETLEFIARSRAAMESQTELVLAITLSDDGFLGCCGVHLTQGPRSPELGIWIKQSAQGQGYGREAICTVARWLVQTLAFDYVIYPVDRANIASRKIPEALGGVVFREQVITALTGHVLDEVVYKISTATLSTRLAAAS; via the coding sequence ATGACGCCAACTGATGTGCAGCCTTTTATCTTCAAATGTGCCCCCACGCCTGACCTGGCCGCATTGTGCCTGGTGGGCGATCGCGTCATTTTGCGGTCTGTGGAGGAACGGGATGCGGCGGTGATGTTCGCGGAGTTCAACGCTGCGGTGACGCGCTACATGTATCCTAAGCCAGCAGAGCACCTGGACGAGACGCTCGAGTTCATCGCGCGATCGCGGGCGGCCATGGAAAGTCAGACGGAGCTAGTGCTGGCGATTACGCTGTCTGATGATGGGTTTTTGGGCTGTTGCGGCGTACATCTCACTCAAGGGCCGCGATCGCCCGAACTCGGCATTTGGATTAAGCAAAGTGCTCAGGGGCAGGGCTATGGTCGCGAAGCGATTTGCACGGTGGCCCGCTGGCTTGTGCAAACGTTAGCGTTCGACTACGTCATTTATCCCGTGGATCGGGCTAATATCGCCAGCCGCAAAATTCCGGAAGCGCTGGGCGGGGTAGTCTTTCGTGAGCAAGTGATCACTGCACTGACGGGGCATGTATTAGATGAAGTGGTCTACAAAATTTCGACAGCAACGCTCAGCACTCGGTTAGCGGCAGCAAGTTAG
- a CDS encoding resolvase: MEDTPVLSEFEAAPTLAGVDELPPDAYLTVDDVQKQIKRSRASVYRYANTHPDILNPPFDADKLNPEVRRDRDDPLLFHPREVRRFAQDILGLNPTITVQPSEETTTQEILKAILSELRAIRQQLEAQSD; this comes from the coding sequence ATGGAAGACACGCCCGTGTTGTCAGAATTTGAGGCAGCCCCCACGCTCGCTGGAGTAGATGAGTTACCACCCGACGCCTATTTGACTGTGGATGATGTGCAAAAACAGATCAAGCGATCGCGCGCTTCGGTCTATCGCTATGCCAACACGCATCCCGACATCTTGAACCCGCCCTTTGATGCCGATAAGCTCAATCCCGAGGTACGGCGCGATCGCGACGATCCCCTCCTATTTCACCCTCGCGAAGTGCGACGATTTGCCCAAGACATTCTCGGGCTCAACCCCACTATCACCGTGCAACCGTCCGAAGAGACCACCACCCAAGAAATTCTCAAAGCCATCCTGAGCGAATTGCGCGCCATTCGCCAGCAGTTAGAAGCGCAATCAGACTAG
- a CDS encoding inorganic diphosphatase, with product MDLSRIPAQPEPGLINVLIEIPAGSKNKYEFDKDMGAMILDRVLFSSVQYPYDYGFVPNTLADDGDPLDGMVLMDQPTFPGCVIAARPIGMLEMVDGGDRDEKILCVPAEDPRYAKVMSLDDIATHRLDEIAEFFGTYKNLEKKEVQILGWQNVDKVKPLVQQCIDAVK from the coding sequence GTGGATTTATCTCGGATTCCCGCTCAGCCTGAGCCTGGTCTAATCAATGTTCTGATTGAAATTCCGGCGGGCAGCAAAAACAAGTACGAATTTGACAAAGATATGGGGGCCATGATCTTAGATCGCGTCCTCTTTTCTTCGGTGCAATATCCCTACGACTATGGCTTTGTGCCCAACACCCTCGCCGATGATGGTGATCCACTAGATGGCATGGTGCTGATGGATCAGCCAACCTTTCCGGGATGTGTGATTGCGGCTCGACCCATTGGCATGTTGGAAATGGTCGATGGCGGCGATCGCGATGAAAAAATTCTCTGCGTACCCGCCGAAGATCCACGCTATGCCAAGGTGATGTCTTTAGATGACATTGCTACCCATCGCCTCGACGAAATTGCGGAATTCTTTGGCACGTATAAAAACCTCGAAAAGAAAGAGGTGCAAATTTTGGGCTGGCAAAACGTCGATAAAGTGAAGCCCTTAGTGCAGCAATGCATTGACGCAGTCAAATAA
- a CDS encoding MBL fold metallo-hydrolase, translating into MPDTDASMLTESNSTPAEGVQATVMSATECLTVKFWGVRGSVPTPGADTVRYGGNTACVEIQLPGHRLVFDGGTGLRVLGKHLLEAGHPVSAHIFFTHTHWDRIQGFPFFGPAFIAGNHFDVYGATAANGASIKQRLTDQMLRPNFFTPLQNMSSTMEFHNIAAGNVIHLDDDVTVETIALNSATSALGFRVNYAGKSVVYATDSYSTEAGPDPSLLYLAQGAELLVYGGTYSEPVYASMGDDPQAMSCDQSIAIAEKTQVKEMILFHHNPRHDDDYLDHLEMEIHNRCPQLRLAREGMTLQP; encoded by the coding sequence ATGCCAGACACAGATGCTTCAATGCTGACAGAAAGTAATTCGACACCTGCAGAAGGGGTGCAAGCTACGGTGATGTCAGCAACCGAATGTTTGACGGTTAAGTTTTGGGGCGTACGCGGTAGTGTGCCGACACCGGGGGCTGACACCGTTCGATATGGCGGCAATACCGCTTGCGTAGAAATTCAACTGCCCGGGCATCGGCTGGTGTTTGACGGTGGGACGGGGCTGCGAGTGCTGGGCAAACACTTGCTCGAAGCTGGCCATCCCGTCAGTGCCCACATCTTTTTTACCCACACCCACTGGGACCGCATTCAAGGATTTCCTTTTTTTGGACCTGCATTTATCGCTGGCAACCATTTTGATGTATATGGCGCGACTGCTGCGAATGGCGCATCCATCAAGCAGCGCCTGACGGATCAAATGCTGCGGCCTAATTTCTTCACGCCGCTGCAGAATATGTCATCCACTATGGAATTTCATAACATTGCCGCCGGCAACGTGATTCACCTGGATGATGATGTCACGGTCGAAACGATCGCGCTCAACTCTGCGACCAGCGCACTCGGCTTCCGAGTCAACTATGCGGGCAAGTCAGTCGTTTACGCGACCGATAGTTATAGTACAGAGGCTGGCCCCGACCCGAGCTTGTTGTATCTGGCTCAAGGGGCAGAGTTACTGGTGTATGGCGGCACTTACTCGGAGCCAGTATATGCCAGTATGGGCGACGACCCCCAGGCAATGTCTTGTGACCAAAGTATTGCGATTGCCGAAAAGACCCAAGTCAAAGAAATGATCTTGTTTCATCACAATCCACGCCACGATGATGACTACCTTGATCATCTCGAAATGGAAATCCATAATCGCTGTCCACAATTGCGTCTAGCGCGTGAAGGGATGACGCTCCAGCCTTAA
- a CDS encoding DUF423 domain-containing protein: protein MQLFLAIAAILGGLAVAGGAFASHALQNQLTERAIAVFNTGVRYQMYHALALLTVAMLLGTAKQALPWLTAAGWCFIVGVILFSGSLYLISLAGLKAFGPVTPIGGVAFIAGWVCLAVAALRWA, encoded by the coding sequence ATGCAATTATTTTTGGCGATCGCAGCAATTTTGGGAGGACTCGCCGTAGCAGGGGGAGCCTTCGCGAGTCATGCCTTACAAAATCAATTGACTGAGCGCGCGATCGCCGTTTTCAACACTGGCGTCCGCTATCAGATGTACCATGCGCTGGCACTGCTAACAGTCGCCATGCTGTTAGGGACAGCCAAACAAGCTTTACCGTGGCTGACGGCAGCAGGTTGGTGTTTCATCGTCGGAGTCATACTGTTTTCGGGCAGTTTATACCTCATCAGCTTGGCCGGGCTCAAAGCCTTTGGTCCCGTCACGCCGATTGGTGGGGTTGCGTTTATTGCAGGTTGGGTCTGTCTAGCCGTTGCTGCCCTGAGATGGGCGTAG
- a CDS encoding acyl-CoA desaturase, giving the protein MRQYSPLTILAYGLGPTLILFSHCGALLILTTGISWGAIAWAVGWYGIRMLATTAIYHRLLTHNSYRAPKLVLWVGCLVGAAAGQMGPSWWKAHHLAHHQHSDQAVDAHSPCRPLPGVNKIYWSQGGWLFSRWFFPAKLPVDVEQDPFLRRLDRVHFMPLVALCLLSYGIGGVEYFGAFCLSTTLLFHGVQTVNSLCHLVGQQPFRTGDNSRNNALVAVLTLGEGWHNLHHAIAHSSRHGITLQNGKVTYLPDPTFQFIRLLERVSLASRLHLPTEQSLLKRANDSNQLGQAARPQRESPKPQLSANR; this is encoded by the coding sequence ATGCGGCAGTATTCTCCGCTGACCATCCTGGCTTACGGACTTGGCCCAACACTGATCCTCTTCAGTCATTGCGGTGCCTTGTTGATTTTGACGACAGGGATATCTTGGGGCGCGATCGCTTGGGCTGTGGGCTGGTACGGCATCCGTATGCTAGCCACCACTGCGATTTATCATCGGTTGCTTACCCACAATAGCTATCGAGCTCCGAAGCTGGTGCTATGGGTGGGTTGCTTAGTCGGTGCGGCGGCTGGGCAGATGGGCCCTAGTTGGTGGAAGGCCCATCATCTGGCCCATCACCAACATTCTGACCAAGCGGTGGATGCTCACTCGCCCTGTCGGCCACTCCCCGGAGTGAATAAAATTTACTGGTCACAAGGAGGCTGGCTATTCTCGCGCTGGTTTTTTCCAGCTAAATTGCCTGTCGATGTGGAGCAGGATCCTTTTTTAAGGCGACTTGATCGCGTTCACTTTATGCCATTAGTGGCGTTGTGTTTGCTCTCGTACGGTATTGGTGGTGTCGAATATTTTGGAGCATTTTGCCTGAGTACCACCCTCTTGTTTCATGGGGTGCAGACGGTGAATTCTCTATGTCATTTAGTTGGTCAACAACCTTTTCGCACGGGGGATAATAGCCGTAATAATGCCCTGGTGGCAGTACTGACGCTGGGCGAGGGGTGGCATAACCTGCACCATGCGATCGCTCATTCTAGTCGCCACGGCATTACTTTACAAAATGGCAAAGTGACCTATTTGCCTGATCCTACTTTTCAGTTCATTCGGCTGCTAGAGCGAGTCTCGTTAGCCTCACGTTTGCACCTGCCCACCGAACAGTCGCTGTTGAAGCGGGCCAACGATAGCAACCAGTTAGGGCAGGCGGCTAGACCGCAACGAGAATCTCCCAAGCCGCAATTATCGGCCAATCGCTAA
- a CDS encoding transposase produces the protein MSSSLVTMAYSSGLADAERKLLERLLPEILLPKQQTRPLEWSYREIIDGILYRLKNGCNWADRTCPETSHLIRRCIGTTSSGV, from the coding sequence ATGTCTAGTTCCTTAGTCACCATGGCTTATTCCAGCGGTTTGGCGGATGCCGAACGGAAACTCCTCGAACGCCTCTTGCCCGAGATCTTGCTCCCCAAACAGCAGACTCGACCGCTTGAATGGAGCTATCGCGAGATTATCGACGGCATCCTTTATCGCCTCAAGAATGGTTGTAACTGGGCGGACCGGACCTGTCCCGAGACTAGCCACCTTATTCGACGGTGTATTGGCACTACAAGCAGTGGCGTGTAG
- the dxr gene encoding 1-deoxy-D-xylulose-5-phosphate reductoisomerase has product MKAITLLGSTGSIGTQTLDILESHPEDFRLVGIAAGNNVELLAQQVRQFKPEIVAICNASKLPDLQAALADLDPQPIILAGDDGVVEVARYGDAEAVVTGIVGCAGLLPTLAAIEAGKDIALANKETLIAGGPAVLPLVEKHGVKLLPADSEHSAIFQCLQGVPNGGLRRIILTASGGAFRDWPVDKLPQVTVADALKHPNWSMGRKITVDSATLMNKGLEVIEAHYLFGQDYDDIDIVIHPQSIIHSLIELQDTSVLAQLGWPDMRLPLLYAISWPDRVYTDWEPLDLVKAGTLTFREPDHAKYPCMDLAYAAGRAGGTMTAVLNAANEKAVELFLDEKISYLEIPKVIERVCDRHRDDLVAQPVLQDILTVDQWARIAATEVSQNLTSPVMAQA; this is encoded by the coding sequence GTGAAAGCGATTACTCTGCTCGGCTCCACTGGCTCCATTGGTACGCAAACCCTGGACATTTTGGAATCCCATCCCGAAGATTTTCGCTTAGTGGGGATTGCGGCTGGCAATAACGTGGAACTGCTAGCGCAGCAGGTACGTCAGTTCAAGCCCGAGATTGTCGCCATCTGTAACGCCAGCAAGTTGCCAGATTTGCAGGCCGCCTTAGCAGACCTTGATCCCCAACCAATTATTTTGGCGGGCGACGATGGGGTGGTGGAGGTGGCGCGGTATGGCGATGCCGAAGCGGTGGTAACGGGGATTGTGGGGTGTGCCGGGTTGTTACCGACTTTGGCGGCGATCGAAGCCGGTAAAGATATCGCTCTGGCGAATAAGGAAACCCTGATTGCCGGGGGGCCTGCGGTGCTGCCCTTGGTGGAAAAGCATGGGGTGAAATTGCTGCCCGCCGACTCCGAGCATTCCGCCATTTTCCAGTGCCTGCAAGGCGTTCCTAATGGTGGCCTGCGGCGGATTATTTTGACTGCTTCTGGCGGGGCCTTCCGCGACTGGCCGGTGGACAAGCTGCCTCAAGTCACCGTCGCCGACGCCCTCAAGCATCCTAACTGGAGCATGGGCCGCAAAATTACCGTCGATTCCGCCACGTTGATGAATAAAGGGCTGGAGGTCATCGAAGCCCACTATCTGTTCGGCCAAGACTATGACGACATTGATATTGTGATCCATCCCCAAAGCATCATTCACTCGCTGATTGAGTTGCAGGACACGTCGGTGCTGGCCCAACTCGGTTGGCCCGATATGCGGCTGCCGTTGCTTTATGCCATCTCCTGGCCCGATCGCGTCTACACCGACTGGGAACCCCTGGATCTCGTCAAAGCCGGAACGCTGACCTTCCGCGAACCGGATCACGCCAAGTATCCCTGCATGGATTTGGCCTATGCGGCGGGACGAGCCGGGGGCACGATGACCGCTGTGCTCAACGCGGCCAACGAAAAAGCCGTCGAGCTATTCCTCGACGAAAAGATTAGCTATCTGGAAATCCCGAAAGTGATTGAGCGGGTGTGCGATCGCCACCGCGATGATCTGGTAGCACAACCCGTGTTACAAGACATCTTGACGGTTGATCAGTGGGCGCGCATCGCCGCGACAGAGGTCAGCCAAAATCTGACTTCCCCGGTAATGGCCCAAGCATAG